One Phaseolus vulgaris cultivar G19833 chromosome 4, P. vulgaris v2.0, whole genome shotgun sequence DNA window includes the following coding sequences:
- the LOC137837382 gene encoding protein NDH-DEPENDENT CYCLIC ELECTRON FLOW 5 yields the protein MTMMMAFSSLFCSTRFIPTPFITPARNILSPQHTCASFIPHKQFKREFTLPAVASVPSQPINIDYLQEEFSGHGVTFEGAGDSCVVKMELRNGSTVAMMLPSGLITSYKALMWHGGKVELLHTAVSEGEDGDPIIQGGVSLNFNFQTDDDELSWSPTNWVLHKIRAKTKESIQVELTNRTSDDKIGLKYIVTLEKDSLNSELEISNRRSLPLRMTGSILSHLTLSSPEATYAIGLEGSSYCSTPLFESEYMLSPQDSDQEEGFGKLFPQWRTKSQINGLEGSQVNNEEIDNYKELSEELSLLYIDAPRSLTVIDRGRRNSVSVGRRGFDEMYLFSPGSRVEIYSKHSYICVGQASILKPIIISPQDVWRGGQFIYNPNLDA from the exons ATGACCATGATGATGGCTTTTAGTTCACTTTTTTGCTCCACTCGCTTCATTCCCACACCCTTTATTACTCCTGCCAGAAACATACTTTCTCCACAACACACTTGTGCCAGTTTCATTCCTCACAAGCAGTTCAAGAGAGAGTTCACTCTCCCTGCAGTGGCTTCAGTCCCTTCCCAACCCATCAACATCGACTACCTGCAAGAGGAATTCAGTGGACATGGAGTCACCTTTGAAGGAGCTGGTGACAGTTGCGTTGTCAAGATGGAGCTGAGAAATGGAAGCACTGTGGCCATGATGCTGCCAAGTGGATTGATCACCTCATACAAGGCCCTCATGTGGCATGGGGGCAAGGTGGAGTTGCTCCACACTGCTGTATCAGAGGGAGAGGATGGTGATCCTATAATTCAAGGAGGGGTGTCTTTAAACTTCAATTTTCAAACTGATGATGATGAACTCTCTTGGTCTCCAACAAATTGGGTTCTCCATAAGATTCGAGCCAAAACTAAGGAATCCATTCAG GTAGAATTAACAAACAGAACATCAGATGACAAGATTGGATTAAAATACATAGTGACTTTGGAAAAAGATAGCTTAAACTCAGAGCTTGAAATCTCGAACAGAAGGTCTTTACCCCTTCGAATGACGGGGTCAATCCTGAGTCATTTGACACTAAGCTCACCAGAAGCAACTTATGCAATAGGATTAGAAGGATCAAGTTACTGTAGCACACCATTGTTTGAATCTGAGTATATGTTGAGTCCTCAAGATTCAGACCAGGAAGAAGGCTTTGGAAAATTATTTCCTCAGTGGAGAACAAAAAGTCAGATTAATGGATTAGAAGGTAGCCAGGTAAATAATGAAGAAATAGACAACTACAAGGAGTTAAGTGAGGAACTAAGTCTTCTGTACATAGATGCGCCGCGAAGTTTGACAGTGATTGACAGG GGTAGAAGAAATTCAGTGTCGGTTGGAAGAAGAGGATTTGATGAAATGTATCTCTTCAGTCCTGGCTCACGCGTTGAAATTTACAGTAAACATTCCTACATATGTGTGGGCCAAGCTTCCATCCTCAAACCAATAATTATAAGTCCTCAAGATGTATGGAGAGGTGGGCAGTTTATATATAATCCAAATCTTGATGCGTAA